A region from the Acidobacteriota bacterium genome encodes:
- a CDS encoding N-acetylmuramoyl-L-alanine amidase, with protein MIPYRDLRPHLDRADWTIGRRAGDPHGGTLHFNGPPVAGAADVDACIRQLQADARYHMRPNGLHADGIQYTYAALPDGTIAILRDDHAMLWHCANHIGNMHHVAIHIPIGGAQQPTPAQWAATTALFETLISRYGWASRHAIKGHREWPRSDGKPQKSCPGPILTRLLEQWRGALAGAATYRVAADVALIREGAGQQYRVALHGTARLPRGAMVVADAIVHGTPPAGSSDPRWVHLASQVGFMHMSVLEAP; from the coding sequence ATGATTCCGTACCGCGATCTGCGCCCGCACCTCGATCGTGCGGACTGGACAATCGGTCGGCGCGCGGGCGATCCGCATGGCGGCACGCTGCATTTCAATGGCCCGCCCGTGGCCGGCGCGGCCGACGTGGACGCATGCATTCGGCAGCTCCAGGCCGACGCGCGTTACCACATGCGGCCCAACGGGCTGCACGCCGATGGGATCCAATATACCTATGCGGCGCTGCCCGATGGGACGATCGCCATCCTGCGCGATGACCACGCCATGCTGTGGCACTGCGCAAATCACATCGGCAACATGCACCATGTAGCGATCCACATCCCGATCGGCGGCGCCCAGCAGCCGACGCCGGCGCAGTGGGCGGCCACTACCGCGCTGTTCGAGACGCTGATCAGCCGCTACGGCTGGGCCAGCCGCCACGCGATCAAGGGCCACCGCGAGTGGCCACGGAGCGACGGCAAGCCGCAGAAGAGCTGCCCCGGCCCGATCCTGACCCGCCTGCTCGAGCAGTGGCGCGGCGCGCTTGCGGGCGCGGCCACCTACCGCGTCGCGGCGGACGTGGCGCTGATTCGTGAAGGGGCGGGCCAGCAGTATCGGGTTGCGCTGCACGGCACCGCCCGGCTCCCGCGCGGAGCGATGGTCGTGGCCGACGCCATTGTCCATGGCACGCCGCCGGCTGGCTCCAGCGATCCGCGCTGGGTACACCTTGCAAGCCAGGTTGGCTTCATGCACATGAGTGTGCTGGAGGCGCCATGA
- a CDS encoding tyrosine-type recombinase/integrase, whose product MTDRVRTSIAAAAPMVVADSGDAELIQLWIDSHRKSAKTRAQYRRVADRLCAWMAANTTALPRLTLRELLDFAETLADMAPNSQKAILSAVKSLLTFAQKTGYCQYNVGAALEVAKTKNTLAARILSEEQVLRMIAAEPDVQKQLIIRMLYATGGRVSELCGLTWRDAVANGDAGQLTLLGKGGVTRVVLLSRATWQVLSSSRPADASPDAPIVRSRTGKPLARSWIWGVVKAAAVRAGLPDGVSPHWMRHAHISHALDRGAPAHLVKATVGHASLETTSAYAHARPSDSSARYLPI is encoded by the coding sequence ATGACCGACCGTGTCCGCACCTCGATCGCCGCCGCAGCCCCGATGGTTGTCGCCGACAGTGGCGACGCCGAGCTGATCCAGCTCTGGATTGATAGCCATCGGAAGAGCGCGAAAACCCGTGCGCAGTATCGGCGCGTGGCCGATCGACTGTGCGCGTGGATGGCGGCGAACACGACGGCCCTGCCCCGGCTTACGCTGCGCGAGCTGCTCGATTTCGCCGAGACATTGGCGGACATGGCGCCGAACAGCCAGAAGGCGATCTTATCGGCGGTCAAAAGCCTGCTGACATTTGCGCAGAAGACCGGCTACTGCCAGTACAACGTCGGGGCCGCGCTCGAGGTGGCCAAGACCAAGAACACACTGGCCGCGCGGATCTTAAGCGAGGAGCAGGTGCTGCGCATGATCGCAGCCGAGCCTGACGTGCAGAAGCAGCTCATCATCCGCATGCTCTACGCGACCGGCGGCCGCGTGTCGGAGCTGTGTGGCCTAACCTGGCGCGACGCGGTCGCCAATGGCGACGCCGGCCAGCTCACCCTGCTGGGCAAGGGCGGGGTCACGCGCGTGGTGCTGCTGAGCCGCGCAACCTGGCAGGTGCTCAGCAGCAGTCGCCCGGCCGACGCCAGCCCTGACGCGCCGATCGTTCGGAGCCGCACCGGCAAACCGCTGGCGCGCTCGTGGATTTGGGGTGTCGTGAAGGCCGCCGCCGTGCGCGCAGGACTGCCCGACGGCGTCAGCCCCCACTGGATGCGCCACGCCCACATTAGCCATGCGCTCGATCGCGGCGCGCCGGCGCACCTGGTCAAAGCGACGGTGGGCCACGCGTCGCTTGAGACCACCAGCGCCTACGCGCACGCGCGGCCGAGCGACTCCAGCGCGCGCTATCTGCCGATCTAG
- a CDS encoding single-stranded DNA-binding protein, protein MAKDLNKVMIIGRLGADPELRYTQGGQAICSFRVASGRSWRDAGGNQHEDTEWFRVVAWDKLGETCTQYLTKGSRVYVEGRLQTRKWQDATGQDRYSTEVVAGDMIMLDSRREIGGGTPPQGPDSADPGIPDAEPGDDDVLFPTRGAAPAQTRPPATRHVPGVRKSSAGAVKAFADEDLPF, encoded by the coding sequence ATGGCGAAGGATCTAAACAAGGTGATGATCATCGGGCGGCTTGGGGCCGACCCCGAGCTGCGGTATACGCAAGGCGGGCAGGCGATCTGCTCATTCCGCGTGGCCAGCGGCCGGAGCTGGCGCGACGCCGGCGGCAATCAGCACGAGGACACGGAGTGGTTCCGCGTGGTGGCCTGGGACAAGCTGGGGGAGACCTGCACCCAGTACCTGACCAAGGGCAGTCGGGTCTATGTCGAGGGCCGGCTGCAAACGCGCAAGTGGCAGGACGCAACAGGCCAGGATCGCTACAGCACCGAGGTGGTGGCCGGCGACATGATCATGCTCGACAGTCGGCGCGAGATCGGCGGCGGCACGCCGCCCCAGGGGCCGGATAGTGCCGACCCTGGGATTCCCGATGCGGAGCCAGGCGACGACGACGTGCTGTTCCCCACCCGTGGGGCCGCGCCGGCGCAGACCCGTCCGCCGGCCACGCGCCATGTCCCCGGCGTGCGGAAATCGAGCGCAGGCGCCGTCAAGGCGTTTGCAGATGAGGATCTGCCATTCTAG